A stretch of Microtus pennsylvanicus isolate mMicPen1 chromosome 5, mMicPen1.hap1, whole genome shotgun sequence DNA encodes these proteins:
- the Col17a1 gene encoding collagen alpha-1(XVII) chain isoform X2, with the protein MDVTKKNKREGTEVTERLITETVTTRLTSLPPKGSTSNGYAKTGSLGGGSRLEKQSLTHGSSGYINSSGSIRGNASTSSYRRAHSPASTLPNSPGSTFERKTHMTRHGTYEGSSSGNSSPEYPRKELASSATRGRSQTRESEIRVRLQSASPSTRWTELDEVKRLLKGSRSASASPTRNTSNTLPIPKKGTVETKTVTASSHSVSGTYDATVLDTNLPSHMWSSTLPAGSSMGTYHNNMTAQSSSLLNTNAYSTGSVFGVPNNMASCSPTLLPGLSSCSSVFGMQNNLAPSSSVLAHGTTTTSTAYGVKKNVPQPPTVTSTGVSTSATCTTSVQSDDLLHKDCKFLILEKDNVPAKKEMELLIMTKDSGKVFTASPASISSTSFSEDTLKKEKQAAYVADTCLKADINGDLNAASTKSKVTSVENHSYDRGGGGGGGKGSGGGAVHGGGGGGGGGTGGGGTWGAAPAWCPCGSCCSWWKWLLGLLLTWLLLLGLLFGLIALAEEVRKLKARVDELEKIRVQYSEDKVERSSKDRLLSEAPGLGPGVGKAELDGRSQEVIWLFVRDKLMKEQENGNLRGNPGPKGDMGSQGPKGDRGLPGLPGISGPLGHPGPEGPKGQKGSIGDPGMEGPIGQRGLEGPMGPRGEPGPPGSGEKGDRGIAGEQGPRGLPGVPGSVGPRGPNGSPGPQGPPGSVGPQGLRGEVGLPGVKGDKGLMGPPGTKGDQGEKGPRGLTGEPGMRGLPGAVGEPGAKGAMGPSGPDGQQGPRGEQGLTGMPGTRGPPGPSGDPGKPGLTGPQGPQGLPGSPGRPGTKGEPGAPGRVMTAEGSSTITVPGPPGPPGAMGPPGPPGTPGPAGPAGLPGQQGPRGEPGLAGDSFISSGSSISEVLSAQGVDLRGPPGPPGPRGPPGPSIPGPPGPRGPPGEGVPGPPGPPGSFMADSETLFSGRPGPPGPPGPKGDQGDPGVPGTPGIPGGHSYGGSSSTTYMQGPPGPPGPPGPPGSLSSSGQDIQHYIAEYMQSDSIRSYLSGVQGPPGPPGPPGPAITITGETFDYSQLASQVVSYLRTSGYGVSLSSASSEEILAMLRRNDVWQFLRQHLAGPPGPPGPPGVGGDGSLLSLDYGELSRHILNYMSSSGISFGHPGPPGPPGLPGTSYEELLTMLRAAGLSSIAGPPGPPGPPGPRGPPGVSAALATYAAENSDNFRSELINYLTSPDVRSFIVGPPGPPGPQGPPGNGHLRENYSWGSSSSARRDTSYGSSTGIGGANGGSLGEGGAFGAGDGGPYGTDIGPGGGYGAAAGGIYGTNGDSFRDGFTGDLDYNKLAVRVSESMQRQGLLQGMAYTVQGPPGVPGPQGPPGISKVFSAYSNVTQDLMDFFRTYGAIPGPPGQKGEAGAPGPKGDRGLAGQRGPPGPPGPRGQKGEKGDKGDQVYTGRRRRSIAVKP; encoded by the exons TTATCACAGAAACAGTAACTACAAGACTCACATCTTTACCACCGA AAGGGAGCACCAGCAATGGATACGCTAAGACAGGCTCTCTCGGTGGAGGAAGTCGGCTAGAGAAACAAAGTCTGACTCATGGCAGCAGCGGCTACATCAACTCAA GCGGGAGCATCCGGGGCAACGCTTCCACCTCCAGCTACAGGAGAGCTCACTCGCCGGCCTCCACCCTGCCCAACTCTCCAGGCTCCACCTTTGAGAGGAAAACTCACATGACCCGCCATGGAACTTACGAAG GTAGCTCCAGCGGCAACTCCTCCCCTGAGTACCCACGGAAGGAACTCG cATCTTCTGCAACCAGAGGACGAAGCCAAACGCGAG AGAGCGAAATTCGGGTTCGACTGCAGAGTGCGTCACCATCCACCAGAT GGACAGAGCTGGATGAAGTCAAGCGTTTGCTTAAGGGGAGCCGATCTGCAAGCGCAAGTCCCACCAGGAACACCTCCAACACGCTCCCCATCCCCAAGAAAGGCACCGTAGAAACCAAAACGGTGACCGCGAGCTCCCACTCAG TATCAGGAACCTATGATGCGACAGTACTGGACACCAACCTCCCCTCCCACATGTGGTCGTCCACCTTGCCCGCAGGGTCCTCCATGGGGACCTATCATAACAACATGACAGCCCAGAGCTCCTCCCTCCTCAACACCAACGCCTACTCAACAGGATCGG TCTTTGGAGTGCCGAATAACATGGCGTCGTGCTCCCCCACGCTGCTCCCTGGACTCAGCAGCTGCTCCTCAG TGTTTGGCATGCAGAACAATCTGGCCCCCAGCTCTTCTGTCCTAGCCCACGGCACAACCACCACTTCCACAG CATATGGTGTGAAGAAAAATGTACCGCAGCCCCCCACTGTCACCAGCACCGGTGTGTCCACCTCTGCTA CCTGCACCACCAGTGTCCAGAGTGATGACCTCCTGCATAAAGACTGCAAGTTCCTGATTCTGGAGAAAGACAACGTACCTGCCAAGAAGGAGATGGAGCTCTTGATCATGACCAAGGACAGTGGGAAGGTCTTCACTGCCTCCCCTGCCAGCATCTCTTCAA CTTCTTTTTCAGAGGACAccctgaaaaaagaaaagcaggctgcATACGTGGCTGACACCTGCCTAAAGGCAGATATAAATG GAGACCTAAATGCTGCGTCCACAAAGAGCAAGGTCACCTCAGTAG aaaaccacagctatGACCGAGGCGGCGGCGGTGGTGGAGGCAAAGGCAGCGGTGGAGGCGCTGtacatggtggtggtgggggtggcgGCGGTGGCACCGGTGGCGGAGGAACATGGGGAGCTGCGCCTGCCTGGTGCCCCTGCGGCTCCTGTTGCAGCTGGTGGAAGTGGCTGCTGGGCCTGCTGCTTACCTGGCTGCTGTTGCTGGGTCTGCTCTTCGGCCTCATCGCTCTGG CGGAGGAGGTGAGGAAGCTCAAAGCCCGGGTGGACGAGCTGGAGAAGATCAGGGTGCAATATTCTGAAGACAAGGTGGAGAGAAGTAGCAAGGACCGCCTTCTGAGTGAGGCGCCCGGCCTGGGACCTGGAGTAGGCAAAGCTGAGCTGGATGGCCGTAGCCAGGAGGTGATCTGGCTCTTCGTGAGGGACAAGCTGATGAAAGAACAGGAAAACG GAAATCTCAGAGGAAACCCTGGTCCAAAAG GTGACATGGGAAGTCAAGGCCCTAAAG GAGACCGAGGCCTccctggattgccag GTATTTCTGGGCCCCTAggccacccaggcccagaaggaCCAAAGGGACAAAAGGGCAGCATTG GAGATCCTGGCATGGAAGGACCCATAGGCCAGAGAGGACTAGAAGGCCCCATGGGACCTCGTGGTGAACCTGGGCCTCCTGGGTCTGGAGAGAAAGGGGACCGAG GGATTGCTGGAGAACAAGGCCCTCGGGGCCTCCCGGGTGTCCCAGGTTCTGTGGGTCCCAGAG GTCCCAATGGCTCTCCTGGtccccagggacccccag GCTCTGTGGGTCCCCAAGGACTCCGAGGTGAAGTGGGACTCCCTGGTGTCAAAG GTGACAAAGGACTTATGGGACCACCAGGCACCAAAG GTGACCAGGGTGAGAAAGGACCCAGAGGCCTCACAG GGGAACCTGGCATGCGAGGTTTGCCTGGAGCCGTGGGTGAGCCCGGAGCCAAAGGCGCAATGG GTCCTTCTGGCCCTGATGGACAGCAAGGCCCCAGAG GTGAGCAAGGCCTAACAGGGATGCCTGGAACCCGAGGCCCACCAGGACCCTCTGGAGACCCAGGAAAGCCAG GTCTCACAGGACCCCAAGGACCTCAGG GACTTCCTGGTAGCCCTGGCCGACCGGGGACTAAAG GTGAACCTGGTGCTCCGGGCAGAGTCATGACTGCAG AGGGGTCATCAACAATCACTGTCCCTGGACCTCCCGGACCTCCCGGTGCCATGGGACCCCCAGGACCTCCAGGGACTCCAG GTCCCGCTGGCCCTGCTGGTCTCCCAGGACAACAAG GCCCACGAGGGGAGCCAGGACTTGCTGGTGACTCATTCATAAGCAGTGGTAGCTCCATCTCCGAGGTCCTCTCTGCCC AAGGTGTTGACTTACGGGGTCCCCCTGGTCCCCCTGGCCCACGAGGGCCACCAG GGCCTTCCATCCCAGGCCCACCAGGACCCAGAGGCCCTCCAG GGGAAGGTGTGCCGGGACCACCAGGACCACCAGGATCTTTCATGGCTGACTCAG AAACCCTCTTCTCTGGCCGTCCGGGTCCACCTGGCCCCCCAGGTCCCAAGGGAGACCAAG GTGATCCTGGTGTCCCAGGTACTCCTGGCATCCCTGGTGGTCACTCTTATG GTGGATCATCCAGTACTACGTACATGCAGGGCCCGCCTGGGCCTCCTGGGCCCCctgggcctccaggctccctcagtagCTCTGGCCAGGACATCCAGCACTACATCGCGGAGTACATGCAGA GTGACAGCATCAGGTCTTATCTCTCTGGAGTCCAGGGTCCTCCAGGCCCACCAGGTCCTCCAGGGCCTGCCATCACCATCACAGGAGAGACTTTCGACTACTCCCAGCTGGCAAGCCAGGTGGTGAGCTACTTGCGGA CTTCTGGCTACGGAGTCAGcttgtcctctgcctcctccgAAGAGATCCTGGCCATGCTGCGAC GGAATGATGTGTGGCAGTTCCTACGGCAGCACCTGGCGGGCCCCCCGGGTCCCCCAGGGCCACCAGGAGTCGGTGGAGATGGGTCCCTCCTGTCCTTGGACTACGGAGAACTTAGCAGACACATTCTCAACTATATGTCAA GTTCTGGAATCAGTTTTGGGCATCCTGGCCCACCAGGCCCCCCTGGCCTGCCAGGAACATCCTATGAGGAGCTACTCACCATGCTCCGAG ctGCTGGATTGTCCTCCATCGCAGGCCCTCCAGGCCCTCCTGGACCCCCAGGTCCTCGAGGGCCCCCAGGTGTCTCAGCAGCTCTGGCTACCTATGCAGCTGAAAACAGCGACAACTTCCGCAGCGAGCTGATTAACTACCTCACAA GTCCTGATGTCCGTAGCTTCATCGTTGGCCCTCCAGGCCCTCCAGGGCCCCAGGGACCACCTGGAAATGGTCACTTAAGAGAGAACTACAGCTGGGGTAGCAGCTCCTCTGCCAGACGAGACACTTCCTACGGCTCTTCCACAGGAATAGGGGGAGCCAATGGAGGCTCCCTGGGTGAGGGTGGAGCCTTTGGTGCAGGAGATGGGGGTCCCTATGGTACCGATATCGGCCCAGGCGGAGGCTATGGGGCAGCTGCAGGTGGCATATATGGCACCAATGGCGATTCGTTCCGGGATGGCTTCACTGGAGACCTGGATTATAACAAGCTGGCAGTGCGGGTGTCTGAGAGCATGCAGC GTCAAGGCCTGCTACAAGGGATGGCCTACACTGTCCAGGGCCCACCAGGCGTGCCTGGGCCCCAGGGCCCTCCTGGCATCAGCAAGGTCTTCTCTGCCTACAGCAATGTGACACAGGACCTCATGGACTTCTTCCGGA CTTACGGAGCTATTCCAGGCCCACCTGGGCAAAAGGGAGAGGCGGGCGCCCCAGGACCCAAAG GTGACAGGGGCCTTGCTGGACAACGAGGACCTCCTGGGCCACCTGGCCCTCGAGggcaaaaaggagagaaaggagacaagG GCGACCAAGTCTacactgggaggaggaggagaagtatTGCCGTCAAGCCATAA
- the Col17a1 gene encoding collagen alpha-1(XVII) chain isoform X1, with protein sequence MDVTKKNKREGTEVTERLITETVTTRLTSLPPKGSTSNGYAKTGSLGGGSRLEKQSLTHGSSGYINSSGSIRGNASTSSYRRAHSPASTLPNSPGSTFERKTHMTRHGTYEGSSSGNSSPEYPRKELASSATRGRSQTRESEIRVRLQSASPSTRWTELDEVKRLLKGSRSASASPTRNTSNTLPIPKKGTVETKTVTASSHSVSGTYDATVLDTNLPSHMWSSTLPAGSSMGTYHNNMTAQSSSLLNTNAYSTGSVFGVPNNMASCSPTLLPGLSSCSSVFGMQNNLAPSSSVLAHGTTTTSTAYGVKKNVPQPPTVTSTGVSTSATCTTSVQSDDLLHKDCKFLILEKDNVPAKKEMELLIMTKDSGKVFTASPASISSTSFSEDTLKKEKQAAYVADTCLKADINGDLNAASTKSKVTSVENHSYDRGGGGGGGKGSGGGAVHGGGGGGGGGTGGGGTWGAAPAWCPCGSCCSWWKWLLGLLLTWLLLLGLLFGLIALAEEVRKLKARVDELEKIRVQYSEDKVERSSKDRLLSEAPGLGPGVGKAELDGRSQEVIWLFVRDKLMKEQENGNLRGNPGPKGDMGSQGPKGDRGLPGLPGISGPLGHPGPEGPKGQKGSIGDPGMEGPIGQRGLEGPMGPRGEPGPPGSGEKGDRGIAGEQGPRGLPGVPGSVGPRGPNGSPGPQGPPGSVGPQGLRGEVGLPGVKGDKGLMGPPGTKGDQGEKGPRGLTGEPGMRGLPGAVGEPGAKGAMGPSGPDGQQGPRGEQGLTGMPGTRGPPGPSGDPGKPGLTGPQGPQGLPGSPGRPGTKGEPGAPGRVMTAEGSSTITVPGPPGPPGAMGPPGPPGTPGPAGPAGLPGQQEGVDLRGPPGPPGPRGPPGPSIPGPPGPRGPPGEGVPGPPGPPGSFMADSETLFSGRPGPPGPPGPKGDQGDPGVPGTPGIPGGHSYGGSSSTTYMQGPPGPPGPPGPPGSLSSSGQDIQHYIAEYMQSDSIRSYLSGVQGPPGPPGPPGPAITITGETFDYSQLASQVVSYLRTSGYGVSLSSASSEEILAMLRRNDVWQFLRQHLAGPPGPPGPPGVGGDGSLLSLDYGELSRHILNYMSSSGISFGHPGPPGPPGLPGTSYEELLTMLRGSDYRNIIGPPGPPGPPGMPGSAWSSISVEDLSSYLHTAGLSSIAGPPGPPGPPGPRGPPGVSAALATYAAENSDNFRSELINYLTSPDVRSFIVGPPGPPGPQGPPGNGHLRENYSWGSSSSARRDTSYGSSTGIGGANGGSLGEGGAFGAGDGGPYGTDIGPGGGYGAAAGGIYGTNGDSFRDGFTGDLDYNKLAVRVSESMQRQGLLQGMAYTVQGPPGVPGPQGPPGISKVFSAYSNVTQDLMDFFRTYGAIPGPPGQKGEAGAPGPKGDRGLAGQRGPPGPPGPRGQKGEKGDKGDQVYTGRRRRSIAVKP encoded by the exons TTATCACAGAAACAGTAACTACAAGACTCACATCTTTACCACCGA AAGGGAGCACCAGCAATGGATACGCTAAGACAGGCTCTCTCGGTGGAGGAAGTCGGCTAGAGAAACAAAGTCTGACTCATGGCAGCAGCGGCTACATCAACTCAA GCGGGAGCATCCGGGGCAACGCTTCCACCTCCAGCTACAGGAGAGCTCACTCGCCGGCCTCCACCCTGCCCAACTCTCCAGGCTCCACCTTTGAGAGGAAAACTCACATGACCCGCCATGGAACTTACGAAG GTAGCTCCAGCGGCAACTCCTCCCCTGAGTACCCACGGAAGGAACTCG cATCTTCTGCAACCAGAGGACGAAGCCAAACGCGAG AGAGCGAAATTCGGGTTCGACTGCAGAGTGCGTCACCATCCACCAGAT GGACAGAGCTGGATGAAGTCAAGCGTTTGCTTAAGGGGAGCCGATCTGCAAGCGCAAGTCCCACCAGGAACACCTCCAACACGCTCCCCATCCCCAAGAAAGGCACCGTAGAAACCAAAACGGTGACCGCGAGCTCCCACTCAG TATCAGGAACCTATGATGCGACAGTACTGGACACCAACCTCCCCTCCCACATGTGGTCGTCCACCTTGCCCGCAGGGTCCTCCATGGGGACCTATCATAACAACATGACAGCCCAGAGCTCCTCCCTCCTCAACACCAACGCCTACTCAACAGGATCGG TCTTTGGAGTGCCGAATAACATGGCGTCGTGCTCCCCCACGCTGCTCCCTGGACTCAGCAGCTGCTCCTCAG TGTTTGGCATGCAGAACAATCTGGCCCCCAGCTCTTCTGTCCTAGCCCACGGCACAACCACCACTTCCACAG CATATGGTGTGAAGAAAAATGTACCGCAGCCCCCCACTGTCACCAGCACCGGTGTGTCCACCTCTGCTA CCTGCACCACCAGTGTCCAGAGTGATGACCTCCTGCATAAAGACTGCAAGTTCCTGATTCTGGAGAAAGACAACGTACCTGCCAAGAAGGAGATGGAGCTCTTGATCATGACCAAGGACAGTGGGAAGGTCTTCACTGCCTCCCCTGCCAGCATCTCTTCAA CTTCTTTTTCAGAGGACAccctgaaaaaagaaaagcaggctgcATACGTGGCTGACACCTGCCTAAAGGCAGATATAAATG GAGACCTAAATGCTGCGTCCACAAAGAGCAAGGTCACCTCAGTAG aaaaccacagctatGACCGAGGCGGCGGCGGTGGTGGAGGCAAAGGCAGCGGTGGAGGCGCTGtacatggtggtggtgggggtggcgGCGGTGGCACCGGTGGCGGAGGAACATGGGGAGCTGCGCCTGCCTGGTGCCCCTGCGGCTCCTGTTGCAGCTGGTGGAAGTGGCTGCTGGGCCTGCTGCTTACCTGGCTGCTGTTGCTGGGTCTGCTCTTCGGCCTCATCGCTCTGG CGGAGGAGGTGAGGAAGCTCAAAGCCCGGGTGGACGAGCTGGAGAAGATCAGGGTGCAATATTCTGAAGACAAGGTGGAGAGAAGTAGCAAGGACCGCCTTCTGAGTGAGGCGCCCGGCCTGGGACCTGGAGTAGGCAAAGCTGAGCTGGATGGCCGTAGCCAGGAGGTGATCTGGCTCTTCGTGAGGGACAAGCTGATGAAAGAACAGGAAAACG GAAATCTCAGAGGAAACCCTGGTCCAAAAG GTGACATGGGAAGTCAAGGCCCTAAAG GAGACCGAGGCCTccctggattgccag GTATTTCTGGGCCCCTAggccacccaggcccagaaggaCCAAAGGGACAAAAGGGCAGCATTG GAGATCCTGGCATGGAAGGACCCATAGGCCAGAGAGGACTAGAAGGCCCCATGGGACCTCGTGGTGAACCTGGGCCTCCTGGGTCTGGAGAGAAAGGGGACCGAG GGATTGCTGGAGAACAAGGCCCTCGGGGCCTCCCGGGTGTCCCAGGTTCTGTGGGTCCCAGAG GTCCCAATGGCTCTCCTGGtccccagggacccccag GCTCTGTGGGTCCCCAAGGACTCCGAGGTGAAGTGGGACTCCCTGGTGTCAAAG GTGACAAAGGACTTATGGGACCACCAGGCACCAAAG GTGACCAGGGTGAGAAAGGACCCAGAGGCCTCACAG GGGAACCTGGCATGCGAGGTTTGCCTGGAGCCGTGGGTGAGCCCGGAGCCAAAGGCGCAATGG GTCCTTCTGGCCCTGATGGACAGCAAGGCCCCAGAG GTGAGCAAGGCCTAACAGGGATGCCTGGAACCCGAGGCCCACCAGGACCCTCTGGAGACCCAGGAAAGCCAG GTCTCACAGGACCCCAAGGACCTCAGG GACTTCCTGGTAGCCCTGGCCGACCGGGGACTAAAG GTGAACCTGGTGCTCCGGGCAGAGTCATGACTGCAG AGGGGTCATCAACAATCACTGTCCCTGGACCTCCCGGACCTCCCGGTGCCATGGGACCCCCAGGACCTCCAGGGACTCCAG GTCCCGCTGGCCCTGCTGGTCTCCCAGGACAACAAG AAGGTGTTGACTTACGGGGTCCCCCTGGTCCCCCTGGCCCACGAGGGCCACCAG GGCCTTCCATCCCAGGCCCACCAGGACCCAGAGGCCCTCCAG GGGAAGGTGTGCCGGGACCACCAGGACCACCAGGATCTTTCATGGCTGACTCAG AAACCCTCTTCTCTGGCCGTCCGGGTCCACCTGGCCCCCCAGGTCCCAAGGGAGACCAAG GTGATCCTGGTGTCCCAGGTACTCCTGGCATCCCTGGTGGTCACTCTTATG GTGGATCATCCAGTACTACGTACATGCAGGGCCCGCCTGGGCCTCCTGGGCCCCctgggcctccaggctccctcagtagCTCTGGCCAGGACATCCAGCACTACATCGCGGAGTACATGCAGA GTGACAGCATCAGGTCTTATCTCTCTGGAGTCCAGGGTCCTCCAGGCCCACCAGGTCCTCCAGGGCCTGCCATCACCATCACAGGAGAGACTTTCGACTACTCCCAGCTGGCAAGCCAGGTGGTGAGCTACTTGCGGA CTTCTGGCTACGGAGTCAGcttgtcctctgcctcctccgAAGAGATCCTGGCCATGCTGCGAC GGAATGATGTGTGGCAGTTCCTACGGCAGCACCTGGCGGGCCCCCCGGGTCCCCCAGGGCCACCAGGAGTCGGTGGAGATGGGTCCCTCCTGTCCTTGGACTACGGAGAACTTAGCAGACACATTCTCAACTATATGTCAA GTTCTGGAATCAGTTTTGGGCATCCTGGCCCACCAGGCCCCCCTGGCCTGCCAGGAACATCCTATGAGGAGCTACTCACCATGCTCCGAG GGTCTGACTATAGGAACATCAttgggcctccaggaccacctggGCCACCAGGGATGCCAGGCAGTGCGTGGTCCAGCATCAGCGTGGAGGACCTCTCATCCTACTTGCACA ctGCTGGATTGTCCTCCATCGCAGGCCCTCCAGGCCCTCCTGGACCCCCAGGTCCTCGAGGGCCCCCAGGTGTCTCAGCAGCTCTGGCTACCTATGCAGCTGAAAACAGCGACAACTTCCGCAGCGAGCTGATTAACTACCTCACAA GTCCTGATGTCCGTAGCTTCATCGTTGGCCCTCCAGGCCCTCCAGGGCCCCAGGGACCACCTGGAAATGGTCACTTAAGAGAGAACTACAGCTGGGGTAGCAGCTCCTCTGCCAGACGAGACACTTCCTACGGCTCTTCCACAGGAATAGGGGGAGCCAATGGAGGCTCCCTGGGTGAGGGTGGAGCCTTTGGTGCAGGAGATGGGGGTCCCTATGGTACCGATATCGGCCCAGGCGGAGGCTATGGGGCAGCTGCAGGTGGCATATATGGCACCAATGGCGATTCGTTCCGGGATGGCTTCACTGGAGACCTGGATTATAACAAGCTGGCAGTGCGGGTGTCTGAGAGCATGCAGC GTCAAGGCCTGCTACAAGGGATGGCCTACACTGTCCAGGGCCCACCAGGCGTGCCTGGGCCCCAGGGCCCTCCTGGCATCAGCAAGGTCTTCTCTGCCTACAGCAATGTGACACAGGACCTCATGGACTTCTTCCGGA CTTACGGAGCTATTCCAGGCCCACCTGGGCAAAAGGGAGAGGCGGGCGCCCCAGGACCCAAAG GTGACAGGGGCCTTGCTGGACAACGAGGACCTCCTGGGCCACCTGGCCCTCGAGggcaaaaaggagagaaaggagacaagG GCGACCAAGTCTacactgggaggaggaggagaagtatTGCCGTCAAGCCATAA